The stretch of DNA CtgttaaagcaattatttttcagactggACCCGGCTCTCATCCCGATCAGGAGCCCTATATCCTTACGTGGCAAGATTTGGCAGAGGATCCTCCGCCATGGGTTAAACCTTGGCTGAATAAGCCAAGAAAGCCAGGTCCCCGAATTCtggctcttggagagaaaaacaaacactcggCTGAAAAAGTCAAGCCCTCTCCTCATATCTACCCCGAGATTGAGGAGCCGCCGGCTTGGCCGGAACCCCaatctgttcccccacccccttatccGGCACAGGGTGCTGCgaggggaccctctgcccctcctggagctccgGCGGTGGAGGGACCTGCTGCAGGGACTCGGAGCCGGAGGGGCGCCACCCCGGAGCGGACAGACGAGATCGCGACATTACCGCTGCGCACGTACGGCCCTCCCATACCGGGGGGCCAATTGCAGCCCCTCCAGTattggcccttttcttctgcagatctctATAATTGGAAAACTAACCATCCCCCTTTCTCGGAGGATCCCCAACGCCTCACGGGGTTGGTGGAGTCCCTtatgttctctcaccagcctacttgggatgattgtcaacagctgctgcagacactcttcacaaccgaggagcgagagagaattctgttagaggctagaaaaaatgttcctggggcCGACGGGCGACCCACGCAGTTGCAAAATGAGATTGACATGGGATTTCCCTTGACTCGCCCCGGTTGGGACTACAACACGGCTGAAGGTAGGGAGAGCTTGAAAATCTATCGCCAGGCTCTGGTGGCGGGTCTCCGGGGCGCCTCAAGACGGCCCACTAACTTGGCTAAGGTAAGAGAGGTGATGCAGGGACCGAATGAACCTCCCTCAGTTTTTCTTGAGAGGCTCATGGAAGCCTTCAGGCGGTTCACCCCTTTTGATCCTACCTCGGAGGCTCAGAAAGCCTCAGTGGCTCTGGCCTTCATAGGACAGTCAGCCCTGGATATCAGAAAGAAGCTTCAGAGACTGGAAGGGTTACAGGAGGCTGAGTTACGTGATctagtgaaggaggcagagaaagtgtattacaaaagggagacagaagaagaaagggaacaaagaaaagagagagaaagagaggaaagggaggaaagacgtAATAAACGGCAAGAGAAGAATTTGACTAAGATCTTGGCTGCAGTGGTTGAAGGGAAAAGCaatagggaaagagagagagattttaggaaaattaggtcAGGCCCTAGACAGTCAGGGAACCTGGGCAATAGGACCCCACTCGACAAGGACCAATGTgcatattgtaaagaaaaaggacactgggcaagggactgccccaagaagggaaacaaaggacTGAAGGTCTTAGCTCTGGAAGAAGATAAAGACTAGGGAAGACGGGGTTCGGAccccctccccgagcccaggGTAACTTTAAAGGTGGAGGGGCAACCAGTTGAGTTTCTGGTTGATACCGGAGCGAAACATTCAGTGCTACTACAGccattaggaaaactaaaagataaaaaatcctgGGTGATGGGTGCCACAGGGCAACAACAATATCCATGGACTACCCGAAGAACAGTTGACTTGGGAGTGGGACGGGTAACCCACTCGTTCTGGTCATACCTGAGTGCCCAGCACCCCTCTTAGGTAGAGACTTACTGACCAAGATGGGagcacaaatttcttttgaacaaggGAAACCAGAagtgtctgcaaataacaaaccTATCACTGTGTTGACCCTCCAATTAGATGACGAATATCGACTATATTCTCCCTAGTAAAGCCTGATCAAAATATACAATTCTGGTTGGAACAGTTTCCCCAAGCCTGGGCAGAAACCGCAGGGATGGGTTTGGCAAAGCAAGTTCCCCCACAGGTTATTCAACTGAAAGCCAGTGCTGCACCAGTGTCAGTCAGACAGTACCCCTTGAGTAAAGAAGCTCGAGAAGGAATTCGGCCGCATGTTCAAAGATTAATCCAACAGGGCATCCTAGTTCCTGTCCAATCTCCCTGGAATACTCCCCTGCTACCGGTTAGAAAGCCTGGGACTAATGACTATCGaccagtacaggacttgagagagGTCAATAAACGGGTGCAGGATATACACCCAACAGTCCCGAACCCTTATAACCTCTTGTGTGCTCTCCCACCCCAACGGAGCTGGTATACAGTATTGGACTTAAAGGATGCCTTCTTCTGCCTGAGACTACATCCCACTAGCCAACCACTTTTTGCCTTCGAATGGAGAGATCCAGGTGCGGGAAGAACCGGGCAGCTCACTTGGACTCGACTGCCCCAAGGGTTCAAAAACTCCCCGACCATCTTTGACGAAGCCCTACACAGAGACCTGGCCAACTTCAGGATCCAACACCCCCAGGTGACCCTCCTCCAGTACGTGGATGACCTGCTTCTGGCGGGAGCCACCAAACAGGACTGCTTAGAAGGTACGAAGGCACTACTGCTGGAATTGTCTGACCTAGGCTACAGAGCCTCCGCTAAGAAGGCCCAGATTTGCAGGAGAGAGGTAACATACTTGGGGTACAGTTTGCGGGGCGGGCAGCGATGGCTGACGGAGGCACGGAAGAGAACTGTAGTCCAGATACCGGCCCCAACCACAGCCAAACAAGTGAGAGAGTTTTGGGGACAGCTGGATTTTGCAGACTGTGGATCCCGGGGTTTGCGACCTTAGCAGCCCCACTCTACCCactaaccaaagaaaaaggggaattctcctgggctcctgagcaCCAGAAGGCATTTGATGCTATCAAAAATGCCCTGCTGAGCGCACCTGCTCTGGCCCTCCCTGACGTGACTAAACCCTTTACCCTTTATGTGGATGAGCGTAAGGGAGTAGCCCGGGGAGTTTTAACCCAAACTCTAGGACCATGGAGGAGACCTGTTGCCTACCTGTCAAAGAAGCTCGATCCTGTAGCCAGTGGTTGGCCCGTATGCCTGAAGGCTATCGCAGCTGTGGCCATACTGGTCAAGGACGCTGACAAATTGACTTTGGGACAGAATATAACTGTAATAGCCCCCCATGCGTTGGAGAACATCGTTCGGCAGCCCCCAGACCGATGGATGACCAACGCCCGCATGACCCACTATCAAAGCCTGCTTCTCACAGAGAGGGTCACGTTCGCTCCACCAGCCGCTCTCAACCCTGccactcttctgcctgaagaGACTGATGAACCAGTGACTCATGATTGCCATCAACTATTGATTGAGGAGACTGGGGTCCGCAAGGACCTTACAGACATACCGCTGACTGGAGAAGTGTTAACCTGGTTCACTGACGGAAGCAGCTATGTGGTGGAAGGTAAGAGGATGGCTGGGGCGGCGGTGGTGGACGGGACCCGCACGATCTGGGCCAGCAGCCTGCCGGAAGGAACTTCAGCACAAAAGGCTGAGCTCATGGCCCTCACGCAAGCTTTGCGGCTGGCCGAAGGgaaatccataaacatttatacaGACAGCAGGTATGCCTTTGCGACTGCACACGTACACGGGGCCATCTATAAGCAAAGGGGGTTGCTTACCTCAGcagggagggaaataaagaacaaagaggaaattctaaGCCTATTAGAAGCCTTACATTTGCCAAAAAGGCTAGCTATTATACACTGTCCTGGACATCAGAAAGCCAAAGATCCCATATCCAGAGGGAACCAGATGGCTGACCGGGTTGCCaagcaggcagcccagggtgTTAACCTTCTGCCTATGATAGAAACACCCAAAGCCCCAGAACCCGGATGACAGTACACCCTAGAAGActggcaagaaataaaaaagatagaccAGTTCTCTGAAACTCCGGAGGGGACCTGCTATACCTCagatgggaaggaaatcctgccctttgtgctttttagggtgaGGAACACCCCTGGACAGTTTGGGCTGACCCCCTATGAATTGCTCTACGGGGGACCCCCCCCGTTGGCAGAAATTGCCTTTGCACATAGTGCTGATGTgctgctttcccagcctttgttctcTAGGCTCAAGGCGCTCGAGTGGGTGAGGCAGCGAGCGTGGAAGCAGCTCCGGGAGGCCTACTCAGGAGGAGACTTGCAAGTTCCACATCGCTTCCAAGTTGGAGATTCAGTCTATGTTAGACGCCACCGTGCAGGAAACCTCGAGACTCGGTGGAAGGGACCTTATCTCGTACTTTTGACCACACCAACGGCTGTGAAAGTCGAAGGAATCCCCACCTGGATCCATGCATCCCACGTTAAGCCGGCGCCACCTCCCGATTCGGGGTGGAAAGCCGAAAAGACTGAAAATCCCCTTAAGCTTCGCCTCCATCGCGTGGTTCCTTACTCTGTCAATAACTCCTCAAGTTAATGGTAAACGCCTTGTGGACAGCCCGAACTCCCATAAACCCTTATCTCTCACCTGGTTACTTACTGACTCCGGTACAGGTATTAATATTAACAGCACTCAAGGGGAGGCTCCCTTGGGGACCTGGTGGCCTGAATTATATGTCTGCCTTCGATCAgtaatccctggtctcaatgaCCAGGCCACACCCCCCGATGTACTCCGTGCTTACGGGTTTTACGTTTGCCCAGGACCCCCAAATAATGAAGAATATTGTGGaaatcctcaggatttcttttgcAAGCAATGGAGCTGCGTAACTTCTAATGATGGGAATTGGAAATGGCCAGTCTCTCAGCAAGACAGAGTAAGTTACTCTTTTGTTAACAATCCTACCAGTTATAATCAATTTAATTATGGCCATGGGAGATGGAAAGATTGGCAACAGCGGGTACAAAAAGATGTACGAAATAAGCAAATAAGCTGTCATTCGTTAGACCtagattacttaaaaataagtttcactgaaaaaggaaaacaagaaaatattcaaaagtgggTAAATGGTATGTCTTGGGGAATAGTGTACTATGGAGGctctgggagaaagaaaggatctGTTCTGACTATTCGCCTCAGAATAGAAACTCAGATGGAACCTCCGGTTGCTATAGGACCAAATAAGGGTTTGGCCGAACAAGGACCTCCAATCCAAGAACAGAGGCCATCTCCTAACCCCTCTGATTACAATACAACCTCTGGATCAGTCCCACTGAGCCTAACATCACTATTAAAACAGGGGCGAAACTTTTTAACCTCATCCAGGGAGCTTTTCAAGCTCTTAACTCCACGACTCCAGAGGCTACCTCTTCTTGTTGGCTTTGCTTAGCTTCGGGCCCACCTTACTATGAGGGAATGGCTAGAGGAGGGAAATTCAATGTGACAAAGGAACATAGAGACCAATGTACATGGGGATCCCAAAATAAGCTTACCCTTACTGAGGTTTCTGGAAAAGGCACCTGCATAGGGATGGTTCCCCCATCCCACCAACACCTTTGTAACCACACTGAAGCCTTTAATCGAACCTCTGAGAGTCAGTATCTGGTACCTGGTTATGACAGGTGGTGGGCATGTAATACTGGATTAACCCCTTGTGTTTCCACCTTGGTTTTCAACCAAACTAAAGACTTTTGCGTTATGGTCCAAATTGTCCCCCGGGTGTACTACTATCCCGAAAAAGCAGTCCTTGATGAATATGACTATAGATATAATCGGCCAAAAGAGAGCCCATATCCCTGACACTAGCTGTAATGCTCGGATTGGGAGTGGCTGCAGGCGTGGGAACAGGAACGGCTGCCCTAATCACAGGACCGCAACAGCTGGAGAAAGGACTTAGTAACCTACATCGAATTGTAACGGAAGATCTCCAAGCCCTAGAAAAATCTGTCAGTAACCTGGAGGAATCCCTAACCTCCTTATCTGAAGTGGTTCTACAGAACAGAAGGGGGTTAGATctgttatttctaaaagaagGAGGGTTATGTGTAGCCTTAAAAGAGGAATGCTGCTTTTATGTGGATCATTCAGGAGCTATCAGGGACTCCATGAGCAAGCTCAGAGAAAGGTTAGAAAAACGTCACAAAGAAAAGAGGCTGGCCAAGGATGGTTTGAGGGATGGTTCAACAAGTCCCCATGGGTGACCACCCTGCTTTCTGCTCTAACAGGACCCCTAGTAATACTGCTCCTGTTGCTTACAGTTGGGCCTTGCTTAATTAATCGGTTTGTTGCCTTTGTTAGAGAACAAGTGAGTGCAGTTCGGATCATGGTACTTAGACAGCAGTACCAAGGCCTTCCAAGCTAAGGAGAAACTGACCTTTAGCCTTCCTAGTTCTAAGATTAGAACTATTAACAAGAGaagaagtggggaatgaaaggatgaaaatgcaacctgactctcccagaacccaggaagttaataagaagctctaaatgccctcgaattccagaccctgttccctataggtaaaagatcatactttttgctgttttagggcttgctttctgctctgtacaaaactttgtggaaggggaaaaacaggcccctgagtatgtgcctctatgcttgaaacttcttgaaactgctcctaactgcttgtttggcttctgtaaaccTGCTTGCATAAGATAAAAGAGGAGAAGTCAATTGCCTAACGGACCCCAGTAAGATCGGGCGtgccacaaaatgttgaaaatcctgataaatatatcttggtgacaatatgtctcccccacccagagacaggcacaaacatgtaactccagaacaacttaaaattaattggtccacaaagcgcgggctctcgaagttttgaattgactggtttgcgatattttaaaaatgattagtttgtaaaagcgcgggctttgttgtgaaccccataaaagctgtcccgactccacactcggggccgcagtcctctacccctgcgtggcgtacgactgtgggccccagcgcgctcggaataaaaatcctcttgctgtttgcatcaagaccgcttctcgtgagtgatttggggtgtcgcctcttccgagtcagGACGAGAGGGATTTTAACTCGACTGGCCTTTCAGTAGCTCCTTCTTGGTGTATGGTaaagtgtgtattcaaatcagccaAAGGCTGTCCTCAACTGCATCCCacacccaacgacctgaggcaattcttgcaCCTCCGCTAGTCAagctagtcaagcaagcctgccttgttctgatggctttcttgagcaattattaactttcAGTGATCTCTCCAAATCCCCTAAGTTTCCTtctttatctatggtcccttattagGACTTCTACACCTTCCTGTGCCTACTTAGTCCCTATCAATGAGGTATGTAGACTGTAAGAATAAAATGTGGTCTGCTCCATGAGCAAGTGTCATTTTAAGGGGCTGACTGTTTTTCAGGTGAAGCAAAGATGTAGAGCATGCACTTACAGAAGATACTAAAGATACGGGATAAGTAACATGCAGGTGATTAAAATACTTTCTGAAAATTTAGCCATTGTCATCACTCAAGACAAATTTTCACAAAATACAACATTTGGCAGGAAAAACTGCCTGAGAAGATGGATGAAAGGTAAAGTGATGCAAATCAGCatgcaaaatacacacacaattgGGACAGTTATTTTGAACAATAATTTTGAATCTTAGAGTTAAAATAAaggataggggagttcccgtcatggtgcagtggttaacgaatccgactaggaagcatgaggttgtgggttcagtccctgcccttgctcattgggttaatgatccggtgttgctggtgagctgtggtataggttgcatatgcggctcggatctggcattgctgtggctctggcgtaggctggcagctgcagctccgattagacccctggcctgggaacctccatatgccgcaggagcagcccaagaaatagcaaaaaagacaaaataataataatgataaaataaaataaaataaaataaaggataggGAATGTTCTTAGAAAATTCGTAGAAATGGTCAGTAGACAGCAGGATCAGCTATCTTTAGCACATTTCTGGTCACTTTTAAAAGACCATTCGGTGTGATCCTCACTATCTTTGCCCTCCTTTCCCCTATTCAATAAGTTACACACACCAGGTAAAGTTCAATATAAGTAAAAGCTGGAACAACCTACATGAATGTCAAATATGGAACACTTTTCCGTGACTAAACtttgaatgtaaaataaataatatggctGATAGTCTGTGGGTATTATGCCATTAAAAGTAGTCTGTTTGATTGAAGTATTTTCATAGGATTTTATATTTTGGTAGCCTTTTGATCAAGCTATTTGATCACAATACTTTCAACTGAGTCTTTAGGAAGTTACTCTCGATATATTCATAAGCAGATAATAATGGAAATCTATTTGTTCTGGAGAACCCCTGGCCTCAAAGATCTTCCAAGGTACTCATAActgaaattattataattactcCATGAATTAAGTGAAAATAATGGTAACATATTACTAGTATAATATATTGAATCCTGTACTAAACGTATTGCCCACATTCCTTTATTGAATTCTTATAAATTTACCTGTTACATACAATTTTTCCAattcacaaaggaggcaaaaaataGGTATGAGCACATTGCAAAGATGGCACAGCTAGTAAGACTCCACATTGGGAATTAAATCCCTGTCTTTCTAATGCTAAAAACAAACCTGATGCTATTCTATACTCCCTTTTTAGTCTCTGAAGTCTCTGAGTAAAGGAACACTATTTAACTTTCTATATAGATAATTAGGTACTTACTGGGAACTGTTTCCACTGACCATTGCAACAATCAGAGGTAAAGTTATAGATGCTGTTAGGTATGTTGATGAAATTATACGATAGCTCTGTAAGGAAAATGagaatatataatctttttttaaaatttttttttttttgccttttagtgctgcacccacagcatatggaggttcccaggctaagggttccatcggagctatagctgccagcctacgccacagccacagaaacatgggatccaagccaagtctgcaacctacaccacagctcacagcaacgccagatccttaactcactgagcaagaccagggattgaacccacatcctcatggatactagtcgagtttgttaccactgtgccacaacaggaactctgagaatacaTAATCTTAAATGGAAGCACTATCCCTGGCTCTACTTTCTTCTTTACAATTGATTTTGACATTGTTTTATAAGAATCCCTTGTTCTGTAAGTACTGCAGCAATCATTGGCCCAAAGTAATACAATTCTGATTGGACCTCTGATAAGAAAATGATAATATTCCCACTCTTAAGGGAACTTTTTCCAGGTATACCACCTGGCTATCTCCCACTGTACATAGTTCAGGGCCAGTTCTCTCGGATAATTAAAAACagtaagcaaaattttaaaacaatgaattttcTCAGTGTCTCTGAATATGAATTAGAAGTTGAGCAAATGattattttgttctaatttctgTAATTTGATAATGCAGGCATAATCATGGTATCACTAAAAGAAATCTGATGGCACACATACTTAGCTCCCCTACAGAACTACTGCAGGGCTTTCTTGGGCTTAGTTTTTACATAAAACTGTTTAACATGTGATGTACACTCTTTATTTAGGTCCTGGCCAGTAGAGTCTGTGTTGAGAAGGCAGAAGAGTTAAAAGCAAGACAGAAGGTGTGAGTAGCTAAATTCAGATTCATATCTCAGACTGAAACTCCCCAGAATACTCAAACAAAACACTCACTTAGCAATGAAAGAACATTATAACTACACCCAGATATTTCACTTATGAGAACCTGGAGAAAGACAATTTTGTTCAAAGTAACAGTGCCTGCAAAATAAGATCAAGAGCTGAGCTACTGATAACAAACCTCTCTTAAGTAGATTCCAGATGTCAGTCACTGTAATTCAGTCATGGCTGAAGGCAATTAATCTCTTAAAAAGAGTGAGTAGCGAACAGTTCCTGATACCTGAAAACAGACACATGATATATCCTTTATAACAGCAGTAGCAGTTAGAGTGGTCATAGCATTAGTAGTAATAATGACATTCACCCAAGATGCTTTTAAGTGGAAAGTGAAAGTGTCAGGTccaaaaatattatctttaataACTGTAATCTTCTGGGATTTGACAGGAATACTCAAGAATGCATGACTCTACAACCTAGGGATTTACTATTGATTATGCTTTTTAATCTTCTGTGGCCTGTTTTCTTTGGAGTATTCTATCTGTGCCTAACACTTTAGGCCCCCAAGTGCTGTAAAAGTTGTGAACAGAGTACTTTATTTGATTTGGGAAAATGGAAACCATTGCTCTTCTTATGATTTGTAAGCATTAATTTTTACTGCTTAGTTGGGAGAATGATTCAGTTTGGGGTTTGATATATCTATTTTATGGGCTGCTACAATGAGGACATGCTTTTTGGTTAGAGATGTCTGTATAGTGAGATAACCTTCTTCTAAAATGTATTCTGAGATTCTATTCTGATCTTGAACTAATATCTGGGTCCATAAATTGGCTCAATGAGATAACAATAAAGGGAGAGGAATGAAATGACAAAACTATGACCAAAACCTTGCCTAAATAAAAGTAATGTTTTAGCATAAACTTTAAAATTGATGAGCAGTTGTACAGTTTTTTCCTGATGATTTATTTCCCCAGTGCATGAATGTTCTGTTAAGGacaatgtttgtgtctcccctaaaatccatatgttgaagtcctaactctcAAAATGATGGGATTTGAAGATGGAGCCTGTGAGAGATAATATAATTacatgaggtcatgaggatggagctcTCAGGATAGGATTAGGGCCCTTCTATTGTTTATCCCTGCCGTCTGTAAGTCAGGAAGAAATCTCTAAAGAGAAGCCAACCACGCTGGCACACTGGTCACAGAATTACAGCCTCCAGAATTATGAAAAActaagtttctgttttttaagccagGTGGTCTTAAAAATAGTTAACTAATAAATTGTATATTTGAATATGTAGCCAGCAGATCATCTCAATTGAGTTTACCTGCTGGTAGATCCTCAGAGTTACCTGTAGCTTCCAAACCTTTATCCTCCCCTTACCCTGACCATTTCCCCGTTCCATGACTGAAGTGTCTGGTTTCTGAAAAGCTTTGTTTCAGGTCTCAGAGATTTAAGCATATACTACACtcataaatttaaataatcttcATATTTAGGTACTTAAAATGTGCTTTCTTAGATTCAATATTAAACAGTTATGCAATCAGAGGAACTATTCTCATTGTAGCCACCATAAAACTATCTGCCATGCCTAGTAATTATAGAATATATCTGAGTGTTGAATACTCACCCTGAAAATCTGAACTCTAAATGTATGCCGAGTACTTTGAAATatatctctgagcctctgctAATGGATTCTGAAAAGCACTCTTCAGTGAAATAAAGGATAACATCATAGTACAGATGAAGAAGAAATCTTAGCTACTGGATGAATCCAATAGTGtgtctttaagaagaaaaatataagatcCTATTGCGAAAGTTAAAATGATGGCCATTTAAGTAGCACAATGTGGGTAGAAAAATCTATAGGAATAAGGATGAAAATTAGGAATGGTTGCCTTTAACACATTAAGAAAGAAGAACTGTTTCTGAATGCGTGTCTGATGTAAATGTATCCTTACTAAGAACATTTCGAGGAGCAGTCATACTGAGGTACCTTGCCTGAGCCTCAGTCACTTCCTGATAGTGGAATTTGTAGACATttggattaaaataataatgtatttgggTTGGACTCAAAGTAAAGTATCAAAAAGTAATTATGTGCTAGCAAATATAAACTCGTTTCTATCAAGACCTACAGAACAACTTAATGTTAGAATGTTAATGGGTATTGAAAAACATGTTTATGATAATGAGAAGGTCGAATAGTACACTTACTGGAACCAAATTGATTTGAAACATTAATTTCACTCTACCCTAATCAATGGTCAGAGAGtagacaaaataattttgtttaaacaAAGACAAGTTGATCTAAGGTATAGTCAATAATGTTGAAATTGTGAACAGTAATAGAACATGTTGAAAAGTAACACTTGGATCCTGTCACAAagcaataattttaataaaatatattaaaccaATAGTGTTATCAGTGGTAttataaatagtaatttttagatgttaa from Sus scrofa isolate TJ Tabasco breed Duroc chromosome 7, Sscrofa11.1, whole genome shotgun sequence encodes:
- the LOC102165146 gene encoding uncharacterized protein LOC102165146; protein product: MRAFDVLGGSQAATLGDAPGGGESQGRLVVSFCRSEDRVLLLKRKLPPPRPSDSFACLWKTRTGRVCLDLLVSVLCVFVLCVLVYSFNMGQTVTTPLSLTLDHWTEVKSRAHNLSVQVKKGPWQTFCVSEWPTFDVGWPSEGTFNSEIILAVKAIIFQTGPGSHPDQEPYILTWQDLAEDPPPWVKPWLNKPRKPGPRILALGEKNKHSAEKVKPSPHIYPEIEEPPAWPEPQSVPPPPYPAQGAARGPSAPPGAPAVEGPAAGTRSRRGATPERTDEIATLPLRTYGPPIPGGQLQPLQYWPFSSADLYNWKTNHPPFSEDPQRLTGLVESLMFSHQPTWDDCQQLLQTLFTTEERERILLEARKNVPGADGRPTQLQNEIDMGFPLTRPGWDYNTAEGRESLKIYRQALVAGLRGASRRPTNLAKPLFSRLKALEWVRQRAWKQLREAYSGGDLQVPHRFQVGDSVYVRRHRAGNLETRWKGPYLVLLTTPTAVKVEGIPTWIHASHVKPAPPPDSGWKAEKTENPLKLRLHRVVPYSVNNSSS